GTTTCCATCTTATGGCTTTGTCATTTAGTTGCAGTGGTGAATGTTCTTTGCATATTAATTGATTTTCCTATGCAAACTTATTACTTTTCCAAAGATGCTAAAAACAAACTAAAATGACAAAACTTCAAGTATATTTTATGTTATAAGACAACCCATAACTTTTAACATTACAATTACATGACAAACATACCATCACTGCAAACTGTTGGTGCTACTACTCCAATTATCGACCAAGTCTACCTTTGAGTTGCTTGACATAGCGATTGCCGAATTGTCCATTGGTTTTGTTCATCGCAAAGATGGAGGTCACAAAATTGGCCAAATGAGCAGAACCTCCCAGATGGGTGAGGTTGAGTGAAGCACCTGCATTGACCTTGGTGGTGTGTCCAATGACCATGATGGACATACCGCTGATTTCTTTGAGGTCTTTGAGGTAGTTCATCACTTCAAGCGCAATGTTGGTATCTTGGGTGCTTTCGGTGTGTAGGAAGCTGATATTGTCCACGATGATGACATCTGGATTCACCCGTTCTACCTCTTTTTTGATGGCTTCCATCACGACGACCGAACCACGCTTGCCGAAATGCTTGGCTCTAAACTGGGGGTTGATGTCCGTTCGCATGAAGTTTTCGCTGAAGTGGTAGGCACTTTCTCCTGTGGAATAACGTTTGGAAAACTCTATATCGTTGAGTTCAAAGTCAAAGAGCAGTACCCGCTTGGGTTCACATTCGTTGGGTAGAAAGGACAAATCTACCGAGAGACCTTTCGAAATAGCATCGGCTGTCTGTACGGCTAAGACGGTCTTGCCCATTCCTGGCGAACTAAAGAAAATCACCAATTCGCCTTCCATCCACAAATTGCCCATCATTTGACGCATCAATAGGCCCTGTCCATCTTTTACGCATTGCCTGGCGGTTCGGGTGCGGAAATAGGAGGTGGTTTTTTTTCTATGGAAGGTAGCTCTTGTCTTTTTTTGAGTAAGCTCATGTTTTTGTGTGTTTAATGTGTTTGGGTTGATAATTGTGTTTTGAGAATAAAATTTAATCCGCAATTACAATCCGTTTTTCTATTCAAAATAGTGGTGAACTTATTGGGTTCTTTGAATCAATAGTTGGTTTTCTATTAAGGCTCAAAGAACAAGTTTCACATTTGAAATGAAACCTTCGATTACTCCATCCTCACAATATCCAATAGCGCACCTTGGGTTGTTCATTGTGCAGTTCTATTCTCAGGTGAAAACCCCACGAACGGGGATGCTTGTTTCGGATACGTGCTTCTCGCTCACTCGCTTCACTGGCTTGAAGGGCTGCTCGGACAGTGAGATTTTGGAGACGCTGAAGTAGTTCTCCATAAGCCGTCAATCGTTGTTGGTGTTGGGCTATTTTTTGGCGGTAGTTATTGGTGTCTTTTCCCTCACGTTTGAGTTTTTGGAGTGTAAATTCCATCTTCTCCAATATGGCTCTGTCTTCATAAAGTAAATTGTTACAGACATCCAATAAAACATTGAAGGGAAGCAAAGCCACGTCCACTTCCGTATCATCGGGTACACCTATTTTGTCAACTAAGTCCCCAATAAGCTCATCCAATTGGATAGCATTTTCATTTCCTTTGTCGTATTCTTGTTGGAGAATGACCGACGCATGGTCTATAAATTCCGCAATGTCATTGGCTGTTAGCATGTGTTCTATTGGGTGTTTGGGTTGATAATTGTTTTTGGTACTGTGTAACGGAAATTGCTTTGCATTTGAGCAGCATCGCTGTATATCTACATGTAACAATAAGGCTAAATATATTTTCTTCAAGGGGCCTAGTAGCGTCGACACCGCACGCAGTCAATCAGTCGCTAATTCGTGCCGAAGCTACGCTTCTCTGATTCATTTCTTAAAGCATTTTCTACAAATAGTGCCTGGACTACGCCCTTTTGAAAGTAACGTAACTTTCGTTTCATTGTATTTGGGTGTTCATGTATAAGAATATGTAGGTTCTTTGACAAAATCTGTGATTTGAGACTTCGGAAGTTTGCCGCTTAAAAAACCAGCAACCTATTTCGCTAAAAATGAATCTCTTATGAAATAAAAATTCCGAAGTCTTTAATGCTCCCACAAAAATTGTCAAAGAACCAATATGTATTATCTCGCTTCCTACATCTTACATCCTGCATCTTACATCCTGCATCTTACATCCTGCATCTTACATCCTGCATCTTACATCCTGCATCTTACATCTCTCATCAAAAAGGCAAATCATC
The Chitinophagales bacterium genome window above contains:
- a CDS encoding AAA family ATPase, yielding MRQMMGNLWMEGELVIFFSSPGMGKTVLAVQTADAISKGLSVDLSFLPNECEPKRVLLFDFELNDIEFSKRYSTGESAYHFSENFMRTDINPQFRAKHFGKRGSVVVMEAIKKEVERVNPDVIIVDNISFLHTESTQDTNIALEVMNYLKDLKEISGMSIMVIGHTTKVNAGASLNLTHLGGSAHLANFVTSIFAMNKTNGQFGNRYVKQLKGRLGR